The Lineus longissimus chromosome 6, tnLinLong1.2, whole genome shotgun sequence sequence AGGGGATGTTTTCTTCGGTTGGGTAAATTGCTTGAGTGGGCGGCTTTAAATTTACAGCTTGCAGGCGGTGGTATACAGGTCTTGCTTTGAATTGAATATATAAAAAGTTGGCTTGTTTAACTGGGAGATCGATGAATAAATCTGCCAAGTTGAGAGCTGTGGGGGTCTCTGACCGGTGATCATGAGGTCCCTTGTTTGGTCCCCACTGTCAGCGTGAGCCTTTGGAGTAAAAAAGTCTTGACATAATATACATGTTCCCTTTCCTCGTTGATAATCACTGGGTTCAGTTTTCACTAAGCATTGTGAATCTAAATTGTGCTAAAACTTCTAGTTCACTCTCTTAGCAATGTATTTTGAAGCAAAAAATCATAAGATTTGAGCATGGAGTTCCATGACATTCGGGCATGGTCTTCACTTTTGGCCTGTAATTTCTTCAGGATTATCTGGATTGGGCAAATACATGGAAAAATAGTGGTCAGTTTTATAGTTTTCTCAACTAATCTCGGTACTAGAATTAAGCCGTTCAGATTATCAGGGTGAAAAGCAAGAGCTTCCCTGTTCCCACCCGGTTATctgtatcaaaaatattttcaaatcgaaGGCAATTCTGTAGGAGTTAATTGTATCTTATCAATCATTTTGTAATAATATTTTTCTGTGTTAAATTCTCACTCACTGTGACCAAGATAGCTGTACTTATTTAAGCGGCTTGGGCTTGGTTGAAACTCTCTGTACATAGAAAATTGACCACAAGGTCAGTTGTTAAACTCTACGTAATTTTAAGTGTAAACGTGTAGTAATCCATTAGCATTGGCACTGTACTAAGTGCAGGTCacccaaaaatgaaattgaaaggcACTTTATATTACCGAAGTAACATACCGTTCTATGATTGTTAATTGTTCATAGACTTCTGAGTCGGGAGGGCCTTGGATTATGCGACCACCAGATTATCTTGTTGTGTAGGGGTGGATGTTCATGCCAAATAATATCTGCCAAATGTCCCTGACCCAGTTGGTCAAACAGTGTTCGAGACAAACATTAGCGTCAGCTAAACTGAGCGTTGTCACCTTCAGGAAATTTCGTTTACAGCTACAATAGCAGAATTAGGACCTAATGCAAGTGTTACATCTAGTGCTGGTTGAGCAGCTTAGCCCTGGAGAACATGCACACAGGTAAGATGAGTGAGCAGCATTGATTCCCCTTAGAATTCGAGTGAATCAAGTGAATCGGAATTAAATGGACTTTATTTTTTGAGAATTTGATGTAACAATGTATTAGTCAATCAACGTTACATATTGAACGGGAGAATATAGGGAAGGCTGTGCTGGGGTTCATTGTCTATAACTAAAGGCAAGGCAGGTGATGTCAGTATGTGCCATTGTTGGGAAAAACCTGTTACATAATCTCATCCCTGTGCTTTCCCTTTAAGTAAGAAAAATATTGTCAAGGTATTTAAAATCGTTCCAGATACTTCTGAAGTATGTGCTTGCCAGTGTTTTGGAAATAAAAAACTGTAATGTAAAATACTAGACTTTGTTTGTGATTGTGTCTGAAGTGAGAACCTCTCATACACCTGTGGAGTCATCCTGGTTatatggcattttgatgaacaaGAGTATATGAAAAGATTACAGTATTGTAAACCAGGTAATCTTCGcaaccgtaggggagtctacacAACAccactgtgtccgtcgtcgtctgtatcctgtttcaaaaacggTATGACTGTGAACACACTGGTCAGACTAGGTTCTGTTATACTGGGCAATTGTTGAGAAAGGCTGACTGCAGATGAGGTTCCCATGCAGTATGCATTTGCTACATATAGTCTATTCATATCGCCAATAGTTGGAGCTGTGGTCCCTCTATTCAAGCAAGAaatgaggacaggttgtgacctgtTGGTTGCGACAGACTGAATGCTATGTGGTCatagacatgtcacaacctggcctCGCAACTTAAAGAGAGAGACACCAGCTCTACacgtgggtgatatgaatacaTGTAAGACTACCAAATGCTTCTACTGCACGAGTCAGTCCTGAGGTCGAGGAGACTCGTAGCCCAGTGGCTTTTAACACTGCTGCCTACCAAGCAATATGAAcgagggagaacccaggattgcaAATTATCTGGATAACCGGCgtagctttcaaggaactatgAACTTCCCGGCTCTTAACAGCCAGTCCTTTAAATGTTTACAGTATTTGTGTCATGACCTCCCATGGGTGTTCCAGATGTGACAGACTGAATGCTATGTCATCATAAatatgtcacaacctggcctCGCAACTTAAAAAGAGAGACACCAGCTCTACacgtgggtgatatgaatacaTGTAAGACTACCAAATGCTTCTACTGCACGAGTCAGTCCTGAGGTCGAGGAGACTCGTAGCCCAGTGGCTTTAAACACTGCTGCCTACCAAGCAGTATGAGCGAGGGAGAATCTAGGATTGCATATTATCTGGATAACCGGCgtagctttcaaggaactatgAAATTCCCGGCTCTTAACAGCCAGTCCTTTAAATGAGACTCAAAAGTGAGGTtccttgtacattgtatctggtgtctgtcTATATATTCTAGGCCAaccaaaagaccccaccaagtgagaacaTGGACAGCCTGTGATAGACTCTTCCTCTGGCTGGTAGATGGAGTCCTAACCCTAGTAGCATGTAAAAAGACACGCTCATCCCACAATTGAGAAGGAATACTTGCGAATATTGCCTCAATGCAGGACAAATGCTGAAGAAGTTCAGAGGTTACTAAATGTTAGAGGGGGGACTTGTCGCAATGTGATTCTCGAGGTGTCACAGTCGTTCTACATTCATGTAGTGTCCAGTGACTTGTGATCTCTATTGTTGGGACTTCTACAGAAGACAGGTCCATTGTAAGTGAGTATCCAGTTTATTCGAGTCCGATACATGCACGGTTTACAGTATTTGTGTCGTGACCTCCCATGGGTGTTCCAATTGACCACACAAAATGAATCCGAAAAATCATGAATAGCAACAGTTGATTTTATTAACGAACATTAGTTAAGCAGTATGTACATTTCTTCATTAAACAGCTCAAAGGCTCCAAAAGAATGGTCAACCCGTATAAAAAAACGGCACTCAGGCGTTTCAATTTCATATACAATTTCCTCACACTGACCAAGCTACAGATATCAAGATGCACCATACACTTGCTGGCTACATCATCCAGTGTACAATTGTCTTGAATATGGAATGTACAAATACTGACCTTGAAGCATGAAATATATCAGGAATGTCCCTCAAGTAAACGATGGGCTTCTGCTCCAAATAGCAGCCCTAACCCTTTATGAAATCTCATATTAATATTGTAATTAAAAATTGAAAACTGCCTCCTCTTGAATACTGCCCAAATCATGACCTGAGGAACTTTCCTATTTTGTGTAACATCACTTTGATATTGGCTCATTGTCTCATGTTCAAAGTTTCTACATGTGGTTCTAATTGTACAAGAATGGCAAACTAGAATTGCATCCAAGTTGAACGCAAGTCACTTGGTGGGAAAGTCTAGTATCCTCAGAGAAATTCGTCTTCTGTATTTCTTGTCCTGCCTGTATAGAATGACTTATCCTCGCTGACCCGCTTTTCAAATCGATATTGGAGGGGAATAATGCACTCCTGAAAAAGAAAGAATACAtataatatttttgatattacaACAGCTCAAAGAAGGATAGCTTTTTACTAGAATATCTTTGAACTTGTGTTGATGAACGACAGGATTACTTTTTAAAGgaagtgatatcaatatggAGGTATatgttgtctcaccaaaaatggaagtgtacatgtagaccaaaaccgattTCAGAATAGGCATTTTCACCCTTGAATGAATACTCACCTGATCATCAAAGAGTGTTTGCCTGATGTACTCCAATGACAACTCCTCATTCAACTCATACATATCACAGCACACCTTGATCTGCAAGAAGACACAAAACCCAAATGAATATGTCGATAATGATTGGGTAAACCAAAAGAGACTCTGCATTTACTAAACTTTCAATTGACAGCAGACAAATTCTGTGTTAATGGCACACCAGAGTGGAAATTTGTCTTAATTTCACAATTGTCTCGCAAACTGCAAAATAACATCGTCAGTGCAAACAGTAGCTGTTCTCGACTTACCTGGCAATTGTCACTCAGGTTATGCTTCTTCCTGATAAAGTGTTGCACATTTTGTACCGTAGCATTCGACGTCACCCGGATAAACCTcttcgataatggctgaaaGGACAGaaacattttgtacatgttCAGGTATTGCATGTTCCAAATTTAGGTGCAAAGAAACTATCAACAAGTGTCATCGGTACATGTACTAAACGGTCACTAGTTTTCTCAGGAAAATAGTTGATAGGCCTCACTGTGGGGCAACTTACCCGACACCGGTCAACACCGGTGCCACATCCCTCAAACTCGAGCACCAGTGACACAAGTCGATGACGCTCTTTAGGCCGGACTTTCTTCTTCTCTTCAGAGGTAGGCTCGTTTGTTTTCTTTGACAAATCTTCTGTAACAGATGAACAACAACaagatcaaaatcaaaacagaTTATCTCATGTGGCAATAAAACTCTTCATATCCAAGTTAAATGAGTTACGACACTATTGGAGGGAGACTTCACTTGCACTTACATGTAAAGGGTGGATATCCTTCTCTTACACAGAGGACAAAATCTGTTAAAAAATCACCCAACTCACCTTTTTGTGGCACAGGAAGTCCCTTTGAAATGTAGAATTTCCTCTCTCTCTCCTCTTCCTCTGCAAACGAATATGACAGGTTTTCAATATGACATAGGAATCTCTTTAAAGGCCTATGGCATTCGTGTTCCTTGTTTTTCTCTGTGGCTTAGGTAAATATAAGTTACATATATTGTAAATTTGCCTTGCTGCAAGCCCTACCAAAAATTTGTCACAACTTCATGTTGAAGACTTCTAATTGTGAAATAGAGAGTTTTAATCCAGTGTTTTTGATTACCCACCAGTTAGTAAACTAGGAAGTAGCTTTGAGACTATTTCTTGTTTCAGTTGATCATATCTGAAATAAAGACGTTGGGAATCAGAAAAGATGGCAGCATGGAATTCGTAGTTCTGCGGATGTGACCACTGGACAATTGGGCTGTAGTCCTCAGGTCGGCCGACGTCTTCAAGTTTAGTCTTCAGTCAGAACTTTTAGACATCCAACAGAGTGCTGTTGCTGTTTCGAAAGATGTGGTGGGATGAGGAATATTAGGTCTCCGTGTACCAGTCATTATGCGAATCAACACTTACTTGACATTGGCCATAGGATTTGTTGGATGGACAAGAATATCACAGGCAGGACACTTCAGGTGGACATAGAAGTGTTTGACTAAACAACTATGACAAACTGCAATGAAGATGAGATAACTCAAGAATATTGAATTGACAGAGGAATACTCAACTTCAATCTCAACTTTGTTTTCTAACACATACTGGAGCACGGTCTTTTTAGAGCAGACTATTCATGTCCAGGCAGTTCTATAGTATCGAACCAGCATTCCCATTCTTCCTCACCGGCTTCAGACAGATTTAGACTGTTTTAAAGAACTTTGACGTCCTAATTAGTGTCAGAGCTAGGATTTCTGGTGGGGCATACTCATACCCTAGGTGTCATACTTACAAGTATGAAGACATTCGACTATGGTGACGGCGTTTATCAGGTACCCACAGCACAGTTGACACGTAATAAAAGGGTTGATGTCTGTCAAGCGGATAGTCCTGTTTTCAGGCACAAACACTTTGACCCGCCCCTCTTCATCATCCTGAAAATATAACATGTGGAGACCTGGTAATGCTATCTTCCGGTCAATATCCAGTCATCTGCCACGATAGGCTTCAACATGGAATAGCCTATTAAGTATAATTGTTGACGATATCTCAGTATAAACAAAATTTTCATGCAGATACGAAGTAGTGTTGGCATATTATCATGCCCAATCATTGTTCTACTTTCAGTCACCTTGTGTAGTTAAGAAGTGTTAGAAGTCTAGGCTTATATATATTGTAGTGGTGAGGGTAATTTTAACCACAAAATTGGTATGCCCCCTTAATTATCTGGCCCTTGGAACCCTTTCCTCCCAAGGCAATGCTTACCCGCTCTTCGCAGTTGCCTTGCCCACCACTAGGTTCTTCCTCCTCTTCAGGGAACTCCTTTCCCctgttcaacattttcatcctCAAATCGGCatgtttttgatgcaaaattGAAGACCTTATCAGCTTATTCAGGCTTCCTCGACCACGCCCTCGTCCCAATCCCATGCTCAATCTTTGAGCAACGCAGCCCGTTTTAGCCCCAAATGGTCGGCCAAGTTTCTTTTTCCCAGTTTCCATAGGTAATGACATCTCAAAGATCTTTAATTTTGTTTCGAAAATTGAACCTAACTGCCAGCACCAGGCCTTACACGGGCGTGGTGACCCCGTTTGTTTCGTAACGTGACACGCGGAATGCGCATTTCCCGGTAATTCACAAAATTGCCACGCCAGCGCCCCTTTAAATTTCGTTCGACATCCTTGAGAGAAACCAACTTTGATTGGTGGAGAAGGAGTCATTCTAAATTATTGACCAATCACAGGTCGTGTAAGAAATGAGCTTCGTCAGCAAAACTTAACATGGCGGTAAGCGCACATGGTCCCGATTTGGCTCGTggcaaattatttcaaaaaaataCATGAATATACCGTTTAATAACCAACATTTGTTGCATAATTGAACTAGCTAACCTAACCCAACAAACAGACGTCAAGAAATATCCATGTTATGAACTTTGTTGCCTCTAAACCTACTTTCGAATCTTATCCGACAAACGGTTGTTCTTGTTTCCCTGTGTACATGTCCTCTTGAGGTTATCCTAAATTCGGACAATACCCCAAGGCCCTATTATATTTTAGCCTTAGACCATAGCCTTGTTGATAAACATATTGTTGTGTCCAGTTAAACATTCACTCAATGATAAGTCAATGTACTGTGCTTGGTTTTGAAAGAAAGCTAAAGGCCATCCATTCTTAAAACAAACCGGCCTTACCCAGTTCAATTGTCGATCCAGCCACTGAGCCAGCACAACAGCATGCGCTAAGGCTGCTCGGCAGTTGAACTTTAAGAACTGAAATCACCCATGCCATGCAAGTTTTATAGAACGAAAATATCATTTCACTTTTACCTGAAGACAAGTCTTTGTTGGTAAACAAGGGGGATATGGTCGCAACTGGCTTATTTAATCATACGTAGTCATTATGGCCCGAGTCGAAAGTGATTGATcagccaaaacaaacctaaaaatgatattttatggATTCTGttactttgttttcaaattccGAACTTAACAGATGTTTAAACACCTTTATTTCAGCCTCAACAGTTCCATGTACTATTTGAACATGCATCTGGATATGCATTGTTCAAAGTCAAGGAGTTCGAAGAAGTTGGCATGCTTCTGCCTGAGGTTGAAGCAAGCGTGACAGATCTCAGCAAGTTCAACTCGATTGTGAAAATGGTTGCCTTCACACCATTCAAGAGTGGTACAAATGCATTGGATAACATGAACAGCATTTCTGAGGGTAAGTTTTCCATACTGTTTTGGTGAAAGGGTGCCCTCTAAACACACAGAATTTCTTCTGATAAATGTTAAAAGGGGGGCATTGCCTCAGTTCAAAAGAGATCACTCCAAGCTAGAATTACTGTAGGAACCTATGGCAGACCTCAGCAAAGGCCAAGTTGCTGTTTTACTTCTAAATAACAGAAATCATCGCTGTTTGAGTGGACTAATAATGAATCAAACCCATCTGTATTTTAGGCCTGTTGCATGAAGACCTGCGTCTGTTTCTTGAAACCAATATGCCCAAGCCTGGTAAGAAGTCCAAGTCAATTCTTGGTGTTGCTGACAGCAAAATTGGTTCATCTATTCAGGAGGAGATGGGTATCACATGTCAGTTCACTGGAGTTGTGCCAGAAATTGTCAGAGGTGAGTAAAAGAGAGTGAACAGCGGGATATTTATTTGCTGAAAGTGATGTCTTATCAAACAGTACATTAATCCTGTTGTCTCATCAATGTGCTGGTGGTGAATGTAGCAGCAGGCTGTATTCAGCAGTGGTTTTTCTGCATTGGGGCAATGTTCACAGAGCATAGTCCTGTTATTCGAGTGTGGCTTCTTGGTTGAAGGAGACTCGGAGTCCGCAAGAAAACTCGACTGACAAAATTCTAGTCTACTTCAATTACAGCAGTTTATCATGAGTGATGTACAgtacttctctattaaggacaccttcgggactggcaagtgctgtccttaatagagaggtgtcctgattagcgaggtcaaattgaatagaaactaccaatttgggaccaaaactagtgtccttaatagagaggtgtccgctaagggaggtcaACTGAACATTCTTTTATTGCAG is a genomic window containing:
- the LOC135489294 gene encoding polycomb group RING finger protein 3-like — protein: MSLPMETGKKKLGRPFGAKTGCVAQRLSMGLGRGRGRGSLNKLIRSSILHQKHADLRMKMLNRGKEFPEEEEEPSGGQGNCEERDDEEGRVKVFVPENRTIRLTDINPFITCQLCCGYLINAVTIVECLHTFCHSCLVKHFYVHLKCPACDILVHPTNPMANVKYDQLKQEIVSKLLPSLLTEEEERERKFYISKGLPVPQKEDLSKKTNEPTSEEKKKVRPKERHRLVSLVLEFEGCGTGVDRCRPLSKRFIRVTSNATVQNVQHFIRKKHNLSDNCQIKVCCDMYELNEELSLEYIRQTLFDDQECIIPLQYRFEKRVSEDKSFYTGRTRNTEDEFL